A stretch of Lathyrus oleraceus cultivar Zhongwan6 chromosome 6, CAAS_Psat_ZW6_1.0, whole genome shotgun sequence DNA encodes these proteins:
- the LOC127098041 gene encoding lysM domain receptor-like kinase 3: MCKSKKSTTVVQPTNRNPRRTSTSPSSSNFPSSNSEVPITESRSYVYGGKDKEWSKTSSSSVSSHASLASLKHTLPENPHIYPISEISTATANFSANRLSSNSFRCSLRDRDVVIFQRKFRLQIDLQEVRDRLALICRSHHSSLVKLLGASVSGNCIYLVYEFVPGANLSDCLRNRQNPSFTSLSTWTSRMRIASDLAHGLDYVHNSSGSGSGFVHNHIKSSSILVSEENFSAKICHFGTSDLCGESVGESSVTDTGRKLKKSGSRGVRLEGTRGYMAPEFLLTGVATQMTDVYAFGVVVLELLSGEEAVRFELEGNDGGYRRVSVVDTAMDAWKEHGGVRKWVDRRLRDSFPMDVAEKMIRVGLDCVTDDPRERPDMGRVSMKVSKLYLESKEWEEKLGTNFDFSVSLAPR; encoded by the coding sequence ATGTGCAAATCTAAGAAAAGCACCACCGTGGTGCAACCCACAAACAGAAACCCTAGGCGAACATCAACTTCTCCTTCGTCTTCGAATTTTCCATCTTCCAACAGTGAAGTTCCAATCACAGAATCAAGAAGTTACGTATACGGTGGAAAAGATAAAGAATGGTCAaaaacttcttcttcttctgtaTCTAGCCACGCTTCTCTTGCAAGCCTCAAACACACTCTTCCAGAAAACCCTCACATATACCCTATCTCTGAGATCTCAACCGCCACCGCCAACTTTTCCGCCAACCGTCTCTCCTCCAACTCTTTCCGCTGTTCCCTACGTGATCGGGATGTCGTCATTTTCCAGCGGAAATTCCGCCTTCAGATAGATCTTCAAGAGGTTCGTGATCGTCTGGCTCTTATCTGCCGGAGCCACCATAGTAGTCTTGTTAAACTCCTCGGAGCTTCGGTTTCTGGTAACTGCATTTACCTTGTTTATGAGTTCGTTCCCGGTGCTAACCTTTCTGACTGCCTTCGCAATCGCCAGAACCCTAGCTTCACCAGTCTCTCCACGTGGACATCACGGATGCGAATCGCCTCCGATCTTGCTCACGGTCTGGATTATGTCCACAATTCATCCGGTTCGGGTTCTGGTTTCGTCCACAACCATATTAAAAGTTCTAGCATCCTCGTTTCTGAAGAGAATTTTAGCGCGAAGATTTGTCATTTCGGTACGTCGGACCTCTGCGGCGAGTCCGTTGGTGAGTCTTCCGTAACGGACACTGGCCGGAAATTGAAGAAATCTGGTAGCCGTGGGGTGAGGCTTGAGGGGACGAGGGGGTACATGGCGCCGGAATTTCTTTTAACCGGCGTGGCAACGCAGATGACGGATGTGTACGCGTTCGGCGTGGTGGTTCTGGAGCTTCTGAGCGGGGAAGAAGCGGTGAGGTTTGAATTGGAAGGTAATGACGGCGGGTACAGGAGGGTAAGTGTGGTGGATACGGCGATGGACGCCTGGAAGGAGCACGGCGGAGTGAGAAAGTGGGTTGATCGGAGGTTGAGGGATTCGTTTCCGATGGACGTGGCAGAGAAAATGATTCGGGTCGGATTAGATTGCGTTACGGATGATCCGAGAGAGAGACCGGATATGGGTCGGGTATCTATGAAAGTATCCAAGTTGTATTTGGAATCGAAGGAGTGGGAGGAAAAATTAGGAACAAACTTTGATTTTTCGGTCTCATTAGCCCCACGGTGA